In the genome of Paenibacillus sp. FSL R5-0766, one region contains:
- a CDS encoding cytochrome P450, producing MKQAPRKYANYIPIRELETLEERLSPFKVYAELRDNTPVRYDEHRECWDVFGYEDVKYVLKNPKLFSSARDRANTSMLTTDPPKHKQLRDLVNQAFTPKAIEALAPRIQEITDELIVPHLSEGYMELIDDLATPLPVIVIAELIGVPAADRQKFKDWSDVLVKGARDDSEQAFQELLEEKKRNMQELHIYFTGILEERRLQPKDDLISLLLAAEIDDHKLTSDEVVGFCILLLAAGNETTTNLITNAVRILSEQPELQQELREHPEQIISAIEETLRYYPPIVAIGRVAKETVELNGQMIQAGEQVISWVGAANRDSAQFENPDDFISDRKPNRHMGFGFGIHFCLGAPLARLEARVVLHTLLQHMGNIQLVPGTALQPIQSAFVYGVKHYPIQFNLINK from the coding sequence ATGAAACAGGCACCGAGAAAGTATGCAAATTACATTCCGATTCGGGAACTGGAGACTTTGGAAGAGAGGTTATCTCCCTTCAAGGTGTATGCAGAACTTCGTGACAACACTCCAGTCCGATATGATGAACATCGAGAATGTTGGGATGTTTTCGGGTATGAAGATGTGAAGTACGTTCTGAAAAATCCGAAGCTGTTCTCTTCTGCACGTGATCGTGCCAATACGAGCATGTTGACGACAGACCCTCCCAAACACAAACAGCTGCGTGATCTGGTGAACCAGGCGTTTACACCCAAGGCCATTGAAGCGTTGGCTCCGCGTATTCAGGAAATCACAGATGAGTTAATTGTTCCACACCTGTCAGAAGGATATATGGAACTTATTGATGACCTTGCAACACCATTGCCCGTCATTGTCATTGCGGAATTGATCGGAGTCCCCGCGGCGGATCGTCAAAAGTTCAAGGACTGGTCTGATGTGTTGGTGAAAGGCGCGCGTGACGATAGTGAGCAGGCCTTCCAGGAGTTATTGGAGGAGAAAAAAAGAAATATGCAGGAGTTGCATATCTATTTCACTGGCATTTTGGAAGAACGTCGGTTGCAGCCAAAGGATGATCTGATCTCATTACTGCTTGCTGCGGAGATTGATGATCATAAATTGACTTCAGATGAAGTGGTAGGTTTCTGTATTCTCTTACTTGCTGCAGGTAATGAAACAACAACCAACCTGATTACCAATGCGGTTCGTATTCTGTCTGAACAACCCGAGCTACAACAGGAGTTGCGCGAACATCCTGAACAGATTATTTCTGCGATTGAAGAGACGCTGAGATATTATCCGCCAATTGTCGCGATTGGGCGGGTCGCCAAGGAAACTGTTGAGTTGAATGGTCAGATGATTCAAGCTGGAGAGCAGGTGATTTCCTGGGTTGGAGCCGCCAATCGGGACAGTGCCCAATTTGAAAACCCGGATGATTTCATCTCTGATCGCAAGCCGAACCGGCATATGGGCTTTGGTTTTGGCATTCATTTTTGTTTGGGTGCACCACTCGCTCGTTTGGAGGCAAGGGTAGTTCTTCATACATTGCTTCAGCACATGGGAAACATTCAACTTGTGCCGGGAACGGCTCTGCAACCGATACAAAGTGCTTTTGTATATGGTG